The Bacteroidota bacterium genome window below encodes:
- a CDS encoding cupin, whose product MSGYVIQKEPFVVPTTDGKLIEEFFGNASISLGDYSIAHMVAPPGWSEPFQTPEFDEVTFIISGKKKFEIDHVEMIEEVVLGKNESICIKKGSKVRYSNPFDEAVEYMSFCIPAFTPERVNREES is encoded by the coding sequence ATGAGCGGATACGTTATACAAAAAGAACCATTTGTAGTCCCAACAACAGATGGAAAGTTAATAGAAGAATTTTTTGGCAATGCGAGTATTTCACTGGGTGATTACAGTATAGCACATATGGTTGCACCTCCCGGCTGGAGCGAGCCGTTTCAGACACCTGAATTTGATGAAGTAACATTTATAATTTCCGGAAAAAAGAAATTTGAAATAGACCACGTTGAAATGATTGAGGAAGTTGTCTTAGGTAAGAATGAATCGATTTGTATAAAGAAAGGAAGCAAAGTAAGGTACTCAAATCCTTTTGATGAAGCTGTTGAATATATGTCATTCTGCATTCCTGCATTTACTCCTGAACGCGTAAACAGGGAAGAAAGTTAA
- a CDS encoding thiol-disulfide oxidoreductase DCC family protein: MYNNIILFDGVCNFCDSSVNFIIDRDKKNIFKFAALQSEKGQEILEYFSLPKDDFDSFVFIENDKVFKKSSAALKIANKLGGIWKIFYPLIVVPKFLRDFFYSLIANNRYKLFGKKDACRIPTPELKQKFL; the protein is encoded by the coding sequence ATGTATAATAATATAATTTTATTTGACGGAGTTTGTAATTTTTGTGATTCGTCGGTAAACTTTATTATTGACAGAGACAAGAAGAATATTTTCAAGTTTGCAGCGCTGCAATCCGAAAAGGGACAGGAGATTCTCGAATACTTCAGCCTTCCCAAAGATGATTTTGATTCATTTGTTTTTATAGAGAATGATAAAGTTTTTAAGAAATCTTCTGCAGCATTAAAGATTGCAAATAAGTTAGGCGGTATCTGGAAGATTTTTTATCCGCTGATAGTTGTACCAAAGTTTTTACGGGATTTTTTTTACAGTCTGATAGCAAATAATCGTTACAAGCTTTTTGGAAAAAAAGATGCGTGCAGAATTCCCACTCCCGAATTAAAACAAAAATTTTTATAG